A region of Vitis riparia cultivar Riparia Gloire de Montpellier isolate 1030 chromosome 12, EGFV_Vit.rip_1.0, whole genome shotgun sequence DNA encodes the following proteins:
- the LOC117927312 gene encoding cytochrome b6-f complex iron-sulfur subunit 2, chloroplastic-like isoform X1: MASFSTLSHTCHSQLCFTKNGVVSKSLANPTRTHLLKKGNYLRIRFQATSFPADDRVPDMGKRQLMNLLLLGAVSLPTAIMLIPYASFFVPPGSGSAGGGTIAKDALGNDVIAEEWLKNHGPGDRTLTQGLKGDPTYLVVEKDRTLAPYGINAVCTHLGCVVPWNAAENKFICPCHGSQYNNQGKVVRGPAPLSLALVHADVDDGKVVFVPWVKTDFRTGEAPWWA, from the exons ATGGCTTCTTTCTCAACTCTCTCTCACACATGTCATTCTCAG CTATGCTTCACCAAGAACGGCGTGGTCTCAAAATCTCTTGCAAATCCCACAAGGACCCATTTGTTGAAGAAGGGCAATTACTTGAGAATCAGGTTCCAGGCCACTAGCTTTCCGGCCGATGATCGGGTGCCGGACATGGGCAAGAGGCAGCTCATGAATCTGCTTCTTCTAGGTGCGGTTTCGCTTCCCACTGCAATCATGTTGATTCCTTATGCTTCCTTCTTTGTCCCACCTGG GTCAGGAAGTGCTGGTGGTGGTACTATTGCCAAGGATGCCTTAGGAAACGATGTTATTGCAGAGGAGTGGCTTAAGAACCATGGACCTGGGGACCGGACCCTCACACAAGGATTAAAG GGAGATCCCACCTACTTAGTCGTGGAGAAAGACAGAACTCTTGCACCATATGGAATCAATGCTGTCTGCACTCACCTCGGGTGTGTTGTGCCATGGAATGCTGCTGAGAACAAGTTCATCTGCCCTTGCCATGGATCCCAGTACAACAACCAAGGGAAAGTTGTAAGAGGACCTGCACCTCTG TCCTTGGCATTGGTTCATGCTGATGTTGATGATGGGAAGGTAGTATTCGTTCCATGGGTCAAAACCGATTTCAGAACTGGTGAAGCTCCATGGTGGGCTTAA
- the LOC117927312 gene encoding cytochrome b6-f complex iron-sulfur subunit, chloroplastic-like isoform X2, with amino-acid sequence MASFSTLSHTCHSQLCFTKNGVVSKSLANPTRTHLLKKGNYLRIRFQATSFPADDRVPDMGKRQLMNLLLLGAVSLPTAIMLIPYASFFVPPGSGSAGGGTIAKDALGNDVIAEEWLKNHGPGDRTLTQGLKGDPTYLVVEKDRTLAPYGINAVCTHLGCVVPWNAAENKFICPCHGSQYNNQGKVVRGPAPLKLRTCFGVLKERHIIEVTCRL; translated from the exons ATGGCTTCTTTCTCAACTCTCTCTCACACATGTCATTCTCAG CTATGCTTCACCAAGAACGGCGTGGTCTCAAAATCTCTTGCAAATCCCACAAGGACCCATTTGTTGAAGAAGGGCAATTACTTGAGAATCAGGTTCCAGGCCACTAGCTTTCCGGCCGATGATCGGGTGCCGGACATGGGCAAGAGGCAGCTCATGAATCTGCTTCTTCTAGGTGCGGTTTCGCTTCCCACTGCAATCATGTTGATTCCTTATGCTTCCTTCTTTGTCCCACCTGG GTCAGGAAGTGCTGGTGGTGGTACTATTGCCAAGGATGCCTTAGGAAACGATGTTATTGCAGAGGAGTGGCTTAAGAACCATGGACCTGGGGACCGGACCCTCACACAAGGATTAAAG GGAGATCCCACCTACTTAGTCGTGGAGAAAGACAGAACTCTTGCACCATATGGAATCAATGCTGTCTGCACTCACCTCGGGTGTGTTGTGCCATGGAATGCTGCTGAGAACAAGTTCATCTGCCCTTGCCATGGATCCCAGTACAACAACCAAGGGAAAGTTGTAAGAGGACCTGCACCTCTG AAACTAAGGACCTGTTTTGGGGTGTTGAAAGAGCGGCATATCATAGAAGTTACATGTAGGCTATAA
- the LOC117926313 gene encoding putative cyclin-D6-1 isoform X2 encodes MEFDLENPLTSSQDLHSHAVASLFQAENHHMPSIDYCGSLDSVDCDVSFRRQAISSILQMSSSFDPFLSYLAINYLDRFLSRSEMPSEKPWILRLLAVSCVSLAAKMKKTEFSLADFQGEGGFIFDSETIMRMEILVLGSLKWRMRSVTPFSFISFFISLFKLKDPPLLEALKARVTEIILKSQKEIKLLQFKPSIIASSTLLYACHELFPLQFPCFMTAISNCPYVNKENMLCCYSAVREMEIKEFDSLYGVVSSSSSPVNVLDRHCLSSESEKSHSMGAESDVKRRKISVFL; translated from the exons ATGGAGTTTGATCTGGAGAACCCATTAACATCGTCCCAAGACCTCCACTCTCATGCAGTTGCTTCGCTTTTTCAAGCAGAAAATCATCACATGCCCTCCATTGACTACTGTGGAAGTCTAGACTCTGTAGATTGTGATGTTTCGTTTAGAAGACAGGCCATCTCTTCCATTTTGCAG ATGTCTAGCAGCTTTGACCCGTTTCTCTCGTATCTCGCCATTAATTACCTCGATCGGTTCTTATCCAGGAGCGAAATGCCG AGTGAAAAGCCATGGATCCTTAGGCTTCTTGCTGTCTCTTGCGTTTCTCTGGCTGCAAAGATGAAGAAAACAGAGTTTTCCCTCGCAGATTTCCAG GGCGAAGGAGGCTTCATCTTCGATTCAGAGACGATAATGCGGATGGAGATTCTCGTTCTCGGATCCTTGAAATGGCGAATGCGCTCAGTCACTCCCTTCTCCTTCATCTCCTTCTTCATCTCCTTATTCAAACTCAAAGACCCGCCATTGCTGGAAGCTCTCAAAGCTCGAGTCACAGAGATCATCCTCAAATCCCAAAAGG AAATCAAGCTTTTGCAGTTCAAGCCATCCATCATCGCCTCATCGACCCTCCTCTACGCCTGCCACGAGCTCTTCCCACTCCAATTCCCGTGCTTCATGACCGCAATTTCCAATTGTCCATATGTAAATAAA gaaAACATGCTGTGTTGCTACAGTGCAGTGAGGGAGATGGAGATAAAGGAGTTCGACAGCTTATACGGCGTGGTTTCGAGCTCGAGCTCGCCGGTGAATGTGCTGGACCGGCACTGCCTGAGCTCGGAGAGTGAGAAGAGCCACTCAATGGGAGCAGAGAGCGACGTGAAGAGACGCAAAATCAGTGTATTTCTGTAA
- the LOC117926313 gene encoding putative cyclin-D6-1 isoform X1, whose protein sequence is MEFDLENPLTSSQDLHSHAVASLFQAENHHMPSIDYCGSLDSVDCDVSFRRQAISSILQMSSSFDPFLSYLAINYLDRFLSRSEMPILQSEKPWILRLLAVSCVSLAAKMKKTEFSLADFQGEGGFIFDSETIMRMEILVLGSLKWRMRSVTPFSFISFFISLFKLKDPPLLEALKARVTEIILKSQKEIKLLQFKPSIIASSTLLYACHELFPLQFPCFMTAISNCPYVNKENMLCCYSAVREMEIKEFDSLYGVVSSSSSPVNVLDRHCLSSESEKSHSMGAESDVKRRKISVFL, encoded by the exons ATGGAGTTTGATCTGGAGAACCCATTAACATCGTCCCAAGACCTCCACTCTCATGCAGTTGCTTCGCTTTTTCAAGCAGAAAATCATCACATGCCCTCCATTGACTACTGTGGAAGTCTAGACTCTGTAGATTGTGATGTTTCGTTTAGAAGACAGGCCATCTCTTCCATTTTGCAG ATGTCTAGCAGCTTTGACCCGTTTCTCTCGTATCTCGCCATTAATTACCTCGATCGGTTCTTATCCAGGAGCGAAATGCCG ATTTTGCAGAGTGAAAAGCCATGGATCCTTAGGCTTCTTGCTGTCTCTTGCGTTTCTCTGGCTGCAAAGATGAAGAAAACAGAGTTTTCCCTCGCAGATTTCCAG GGCGAAGGAGGCTTCATCTTCGATTCAGAGACGATAATGCGGATGGAGATTCTCGTTCTCGGATCCTTGAAATGGCGAATGCGCTCAGTCACTCCCTTCTCCTTCATCTCCTTCTTCATCTCCTTATTCAAACTCAAAGACCCGCCATTGCTGGAAGCTCTCAAAGCTCGAGTCACAGAGATCATCCTCAAATCCCAAAAGG AAATCAAGCTTTTGCAGTTCAAGCCATCCATCATCGCCTCATCGACCCTCCTCTACGCCTGCCACGAGCTCTTCCCACTCCAATTCCCGTGCTTCATGACCGCAATTTCCAATTGTCCATATGTAAATAAA gaaAACATGCTGTGTTGCTACAGTGCAGTGAGGGAGATGGAGATAAAGGAGTTCGACAGCTTATACGGCGTGGTTTCGAGCTCGAGCTCGCCGGTGAATGTGCTGGACCGGCACTGCCTGAGCTCGGAGAGTGAGAAGAGCCACTCAATGGGAGCAGAGAGCGACGTGAAGAGACGCAAAATCAGTGTATTTCTGTAA
- the LOC117927020 gene encoding transcription factor MYB15-like, with amino-acid sequence MVRNPCYDKYGRKKGAWSPEEDEKLRAYVQRYGHWNWRELPRFAGLSRCGKSCRLRWLNYLRPNVKRGNYSKAEEETIKKLHAELGNKWSAIAKKLPGRTDNEIKNYWHTHLKKRERQNPAKSQVVQQPPGTSKREGDDQKRELESENIHADAPSHYILESFSRSPESESSSSEISTLSFDYTPAVNEMNWFADEGIASSETFAEPNENFWTEPFLTDDSYTQYYYPPINASLYDSYCDNDTDLFPDIWSTS; translated from the exons ATGGTGAGAAACCCATGCTATGATAAGTATGGCAGAAAGAAAGGAGCATGGAGTCCTGAAGAAGATGAGAAGTTAAGAGCTTATGTTCAAAGATATGGCCATTGGAACTGGCGAGAACTTCCCAGGTTTGCAG GTCTCTCGAGATGTGGGAAGAGTTGCAGACTGCGATGGTTGAATTACCTGCGACCTAATGTTAAGCGAGGAAACTACAGCAAAGCAGAAGAAGAAACCATCAAGAAATTACACGCAGAGCTTGGGAACAA ATGGTCTGCCATAGCGAAAAAACTACCAGGAAGAACCGACAATGAGATCAAGAACTACTGGCACACCCACCTGAAGAAAAGGGAGAGGCAAAATCCGGCCAAGTCTCAAGTGGTTCAGCAACCTCCTGGAACTTCAAAACGGGAGGGTGATGATCAGAAGAGAGAACTGGAATCAGAAAATATTCATGCAGATGCTCCGTCTCACTATATTTTAGAAAGCTTCTCAAGGTCCCCGGAATCAGAATCATCTTCCAGCGAGATCTCCACCTTGAGCTTTGATTATACGCCAGCTGTGAATGAAATGAACTGGTTTGCAGACGAGGGTATAGCTTCATCAGAGACATTTGCAGAACCCAATGAGAATTTCTGGACCGAACCCTTCTTAACAGACGATTCCTACACCCAGTATTATTATCCACCCATTAACGCCTCTCTATATGACTCATACTGCGACAATGACACAGATCTGTTCCCGGATATTTGGTCAACAAGCTAG
- the LOC117926018 gene encoding uncharacterized protein LOC117926018 — MHYRQLMTLDMGNDMLLCKVFPASLKGQALSWFHRMPVNSIDNFRDLSEVFVGQYLCSTRHKQNISTLQNLKMQENETLREFVKRFKQAVLQVESYSMDAILQIFKRSICPGTPFFESLAKKPPRTMDELFRRANKYSMLEDDIRAAAQSVLITGQATKNEATRSFKTPSHPGTSNRRQDERCPPLVQTPLTKSYKKLLPIIRNLPGFRWPVPIRSNPSERDRNKICEYHKNHGHTTEACISLRYMVEDLLKAGHLKQYIRPAPQGEESPRNRGPRAPAAPVRTMINYIYGGPLDDEYNSKRKRQRLLRAATVREHVSSIRPGLAAGSIHPIDGTIVFPAIDPTRVLQPHRDALVLTLGVGDYEVKIILIDPSSSADLLQVAVIKRMGFEPSILENPGRTLSRFNGSSTTSLRDVILPVYAGPVILNVLFSVVEDLSPFNAILGRTWLYGMKVIPSTYHQRVNFITRDGQVNLYESQLAARQCYQIAREAGPSTNCEHSSKGATASDQ, encoded by the coding sequence ATGCATTACCGGCAGCTCATGACCCTTGACATGGGGAATGATATGCTATTGTGCAAGGTTTTCCCAGCCAGTCTGAAAGGCCAGGCTCTTTCATGGTTCCACCGAATGCCCGTAAACTCGATTGACAATTTTCGGGATTTGTCCGAGGTCTTCGTGGGGCAATACTTATGCTCAACCAGACATAAGCAGAATATCAGCACCCTGCAGAACctcaaaatgcaagaaaatgaaactttGAGAGAGTTCGTTAAGCGCTTCAAACAAGCTGTTCTACAAGTCGAATCGTACAGCATGGATGCAATCCTCCAAATTTTTAAGCGGAGCATATGCCCAGGGACCCCCTTCTTCGAGTCTCTCGCTAAAAAACCTCCCAGAACCATGGACGAGTTATTCCGGCGTGCGAATAAATACTCCATGTTAGAGGACGACATCCGTGCCGCTGCACAGTCGGTCCTGATAACTGGCCAAGCCACTAAAAATGAAGCCACCAGAAGCTTCAAAACACCCAGCCATCCTGGGACATCCAACCGGAGGCAAGACGAGCGGTGCCCACCACTCGTTCAAACACCTCTCACCAAGTCATACAAAAAACTGCTTCCTATAATCCGCAATCTGCCCGGATTCAGATGGCCAGTGCCAATACGATCTAACCCCTCAGAAAGGGACCGCAACAAAATATGTGAATACCACAAAAATCACGGGCACACGACTGAAGCATGCATAAGCCTCCGTTACATGGTGGAGGATCTCCTGAAGGCAGGTCACTTGAAACAATATATTCGACCAGCTCCTCAAGGTGAAGAATCTCCCCGTAACCGAGGCCCACGCGCCCCAGCAGCTCCTGTTAGGACAATGATCAACTACATATACGGAGGACCCTTGGATGACGAGTACAATTCCAAAAGGAAAAGGCAGAGACTGCTACGAGCAGCCACAGTTCGGGAACACGTGAGCTCCATCCGACCGGGATTAGCCGCTGGGAGCATCCATCCCATAGATGGAACCATTGTCTTCCCCGCTATAGATCCAACCCGAGTGTTGCAGCCGCACCGAGATGCTCTCGTCCTAACATTAGGGGTGGGAGACTATGAGGTGAAAATAATCCTGATCGACCCAAGCAGCTCTGCAGACTTGTTGCAGGTGGCAGTCATTAAACGAATGGGCTTTGAACCCTCCATCTTAGAAAATCCCGGAAGAACCCTGTCCAGATTTAATGGTTCCTCCACAACCTCACTCAGAGATGTAATACTGCCGGTTTATGCTGGGCCAGTCATCCTAAACGTTTTGTTTTCTGTGGTTGAGGATTTATCTCCTTTCAATGCCATCTTGGGACGTACGTGGTTATATGGAATGAAAGTCATTCCATCCACATATCATCAAAGGGTCAACTTCATTACCCGAGATGGGCAAGTTAATCTTTACGAAAGCCAACTTGCTGCTCGACAATGTTATCAGATCGCTCGCGAAGCCGGACCTAGTACCAACTGCGAGCACTCCTCCAAAGGAGCAACTGCTTCTGACCAATAG